A genomic window from Archocentrus centrarchus isolate MPI-CPG fArcCen1 chromosome 2, fArcCen1, whole genome shotgun sequence includes:
- the LOC115790604 gene encoding multidrug resistance-associated protein 4-like: MELTRTGGRHNPLATAGFCSRLFLCWLTPLLQLGKKQSLEENDMYSILQEDKSETLGGELQRFWDREVRHATKELQKPKLSRVLIKCYGKSYAVAGIFAFFLEAIKVIQPLLLGKIILFFENYHPDDQRSLRMAYVYAGAISISAFGLTIFQHLYYYHVLRTGMQIRVAVCHMIYRKALGLSTESMGKTTTGQIVNLLSNDVNHFDEITLNLHYLWVGPLQAVVIIVFLWYEIGPSCLAGVAAIALMMPIQTWFGKLFGIFRSKTAVLTDSRIRIMNEVVSGIRIIKMYAWEKPFSALVTEVRKKEIHQILKSSYLRGLNMASFFASSKITVFVTFTVYALLGNTITASSVFTTTSLYGTIKLTVTLFFPLAIEKLSETVVSIRRIKNFLLLEELERKNVALPLEGKKENSIEIEKLTCYWDKSLDAAALQNVSITAKSHQLLTVIGPVGAGKSSLLSAILGELPHDTGTIKVRGQLTYAAQQPWVFPGTIRSNILFGRQLNPKKYERVLRACALKKDLELFPDGDLTLIGDRGATLSGGQKARVNLARAVYQDADIYLLDDPLSAVDAEVGKHLFEHCICGLLKNKCRILVTHQLQHLKAADQILVLKEGHIKVQGTYSELQSSGLDMVSLLRSDEEPRSADPEKLSSHSQRTNRSHDSHCSSSSLLPPESSCTDQLPVEGVQTITEETRAEGNVSSHVYLKYFTAGCNLPVLMVIVLLSIIAEVAYILQDWWLVYWAREEFSNSTVLTVVSTENGINVTRSHREINLTFYLSIYSGLTAAAVVFGFVRSLVIFHGLVRSAQTLHNSMFSAVLRTPVSFFDINPIGRILNRFSKDVSQMDSMLPMTFVDFYQLFWQNAGVIAVAASVIPLILIPVVPLLLFFLYLRSFYLSTSRDIKRLESTTRSPVFSHLSLSLQGLSTIRAFKAEERLKKTFDTHQDLHTEAWFLFLMTSRWFALRLDSICSMFITLTAFGCILLRDGLEAGAVGLVLTYAVTLIGNFQWTVRQSAEVENMMTSVERVVEYTELKSEAPLETQQRPPPDWPSQGMVTFDRVNFFYNTDGPPVLKDISATFQPKEKVGIVGRTGAGKSSLVSALFRLAEPQGKICIDGVVTSEIGLHDLRQKMTIIPQDPVLFTDSVRKNLDPFNQHTDEDLWKALEEVQLKCVVEELPGKLETVLAESGSNFSVGQRQLVCLARAILRKNRILVIDEATANVDLRTDELIQKTIRDKFRDCTVLTIAHRLNTIIDSDRILVLDSGTIQELDCPFTLLQNKEGALYKMAQEMGHAEAAALLESGRQATGNKAVPTA, from the exons ATGGAGCTTACGAGGACAGGCGGCAGGCACAATCCGCTGGCGACTGCCGGTTTTTGTTCAAGGCTCTTTTTATG CTGGTTAACCCCTTTGCTGCAACTTGGCAAAAAACAGAGCCTTGAGGAAAATGACATGTACAGCATCCTTCAAGAGGATAAGTCTGAAACCCTGGGAGGAGAGCTACAGAG ATTTTGGGACCGTGAAGTTAGACATGCTACAAAGGAACTCCAGAAGCCAAAACTCAGCAGAGTTCTTATAAAGTGCTATGGAAAGTCCTACGCGGTGGCTGGGATATTTGCTTTTTTCCTG GAGGCAATTAAAGTGATCCAACCACTGCTCCTGGGGAAAATAATCCTCTTCTTTGAGAATTATCACCCCGATGATCAGAGAAGTCTTCGCATGGCGTATGTTTACGCTGGTGCGATTTCCATCTCCGCGTTTGGATTGACCATCTTCCAGCATCTCTACTACTATCACGTCCTAAGAACGGGCATGCAGATCAGAGTGGCCGTGTGTCACATGATCTACAGGAAG GCTCTTGGTCTCAGCACTGAGTCCATGGGAAAAACAACCACCGGACAAATAGTGAACCTCCTCTCAAATGATGTCAATCATTTTGATGAG ATTACACTTAATCTGCACTACCTGTGGGTGGGGCCTCTCCAAGCCGTGGTGATCATTGTTTTCCTCTGGTATGAGATCGGTCCCTCATGCCTGGCAGGTGTGGCAGCCATCGCGCTCATGATGCCAATACAGACCTGGTTCGGAAAACTCTTTGGCATCTTCAG GAGCAAAACAGCAGTCCTTACTGACAGCAGAATCCGTATCATGAATGAAGTGGTGTCTGGTATCAGGATAATCAAGATGTATGCCTGGGAGAAGCCATTCTCAGCTCTGGTGACTGAGGTCAGAAA GAAAGAAATCCATCAGATATTAAAGAGCTCCTACCTGCGAGGACTCAACATGGCTTCCTTCTTTGCCAGCAGCAAGATCACAGTGTTTGTTACCTTCACAGTCTACGCTCTCCTGGGCAACACCATCACTGCCAGCAGCGTGTTTACCACCACATCCCTGTACGGTACCATTAAGCTCACGGTGACCCTGTTCTTTCCTCTGGCCATTGAGAAGTTGTCAGAGACCGTTGTGAGCATTCGCAGGATTAAG AATTTTCTCCTGCTGGAAGAGcttgaaagaaaaaatgttgcTCTGCCTTTGGAGGGAAAGAAGGAAAACTCTATTGAGATTGAGAAACTGACCTGCTACTGGGATAAG aGTTTGgatgcagcagctctgcagaatGTTTCCATCACAGCAAAGTCACACCAACTTCTGACTGTAATCGGACCAGTGGGGGCTGGAAAG TCATCCCTGCTGAGTGCCATCCTGGGAGAACTGCCTCATGACACAGGCACAATAAAGGTCAGAGGGCAGCTAACCTATGCAGCCCAGCAACCCTGGGTGTTCCCTGGAACCATCCGCAGCAACATCCTGTTCGGGAGACAACTGAATCCCAAAAAATATGAGAGGGTCCTCAGAGCCTGTGCTCTGAAGAAG GACCTAGAGCTGTTCCCAGATGGAGATCTGACTCTGATTGGGGACAGAGGCGCCACACTCAGTGGGGGGCAGAAAGCTCGAGTGAACCTCGCAAG GGCTGTGTATCAGGATGCAGACATCTACCTCCTGGATGATCCTTTAAGTGCTGTGGATGCAGAAGTTGGAAAACATCTTTTTGAGCA CTGTATCTGTGGCCTGCTGAAGAATAAGTGTCGTATCCTGGTCACACATCAGCTGCAGCATCTGAAGGCAGCTGACCAGATCCTGGTCCTCAAGGAG GGTCATATCAAGGTCCAGGGAACCTACAGTGAGCTGCAGTCCTCTGGCCTGGACATGGTGTCCCTGCTGAGAAGTGATGAGGAGCCACGTTCAGCTGACCCAGAGAAACTGTCTTCACACAGCCAGAGGACCAACCGCTCACATGATTCACACTGTTCTTCCAGCAGCCTCCTGCCTCCAGAAAGCAGCTGCACTGATCAGCTTCCT GTTGAAGGTGTTCAAACAATTACAGAAGAAACTCGAGCTGAAGGAAATGTTAGCAGCCACGTTTATCTCAAGTACTTCACAGCAGGCTGTAACCTTCCTGTTTTAATGGTTATAGTACTGCTCAGTATTATAGCTGAG GTTGCGTACATTCTGCAGGACTGGTGGCTCGTATATTG GGCAAGAGAGGAGTTTTCTAACAGCACCGTGCTAACAGTTGTCAGCACTGAGAATGGAATAAATGTTACCAGGTCACACCGAGAGATTAATCTCACTTTTTACCTCAGCATTTATTCAG GTttgacagcagctgctgtggtcTTTGGTTTTGTCCGGAGTTTAGTAATATTTCACGGGCTGGTGCGATCGGCTCAAACTCTCCACAACAGCATGTTCAGCGCTGTGCTCCGCACCCCTGTCAGCTTCTTTGACATCAACCCCATTG GAAGGATTCTCAACAGGTTTTCCAAAGATGTCAGCCAAATGGACTCCATGCTACCCATGACCTTTGTGGACTTCTATCAA TTATTTTGGCAGAATGCTGGTGTTATTGCGGTGGCGGCCTCAGTCATCCCTCTCATCCTCATCCCCGTTGTTCCTCTCCTCTTATTCTTTCTGTACTTGAGGAGCTTCTATCTCAGTACCTCACGTGATATCAAACGGCTGGAGTCAACAA CTCGGAGTCCAGTCTTCTCCCACCTGTCCTTGTCTCTTCAGGGTCTTTCCACAATCAGAGCCTTCAAAGCTGaggagaggttaaaaaaaaccttCGATACCCATCAGGACCTGCATACAG aGGCATGGTTTTTGTTCTTGATGACCTCGCGCTGGTTTGCGCTACGCCTCGACAGCATTTGCTCCATGTTCATCACACTCACAGCATTTGGCTGCATCTTACTCAGAGATG GGCTGGAGGCTGGAGCGGTGGGCCTTGTGCTGACCTACGCTGTGACACTGATAGGAAACTTCCAGTGGACAGTGAGACAAAGTGCTGAGGTGGAGAACATG ATGACATCAGTAGAGCGGGTGGTGGAGTATACTGAGCTAAAGAGTGAAGCCCCCTTGGAAACTCAGCAGCGTCCTCCCCCTGATTGGCCGAGCCAAGGAATGGTGACTTTTGATAGAGTGAACTTCTTCTACAACACGGATGGACCACCGGTCCTCAAAGACATCAGCGCCACATTTCAACCCAAAGAGAAG GTTGGTATTGTGGGCAGAACAGGAGCTGGGAAAAGCTCTCTGGTCTCAGCTCTGTTCCGTCTGGCAGAGCCTCAGGGAAAGATCTGCATCGATGGTGTTGTGACCTCTGAGATCGGCCTCCATGACCTGCGCCAGAAGATGACCATCATTCCTCAG GACCCAGTTCTCTTTACTGACAGTGTAAGGAAGAACCTGGACCCTTTCAACCAGCACACTGATGAAGACCTGTGGAAAGCACTGGAAGAG GTGCAGCTGAAGTGTGTGGTGGAGGAGCTGCCGGGGAAGTTGGAGACTGTCCTGGCAGAGTCAGGCTCCAACTTCAGCGTGGGCCAGAGACAGCTGGTGTGTCTGGCCAGAGCCATCCTGAGGAAGAACCGCATCCTCGTCATCGATGAGGCCACGGCCAACGTGGACCTCAG GACGGACGAGCTGATCCAGAAAACCATACGGGACAAATTCAGAGACTGCACTGTGCTCACCATCGCTCATCGCCTTAACACCATCATAGACAGCGATCGCATACTG GTGCTGGACAGTGGCACCATCCAGGAGTTGGACTGCCCTTTCACCCTGCTGCAAAACAAAGAAGGTGCTCTCTACAAAATGGCACAAGAGATGGGCCACGCTGAGGCAGCGGCTCTGCTGGAGTCAGGCAGACAG gCAACAGGAAATAAAGCAGTCCCGACAGCCTGA
- the timmdc1 gene encoding complex I assembly factor TIMMDC1, mitochondrial, translated as MMHPEQRRTSFALRRRLADSAPQGVLSTGQLQGFIQSARPPLFCFLLPRVHAADAAAAQPAQMPSSTSSSSSFAGAAPVPIPSPSTLPKNIGKPEFPDTGWERIKDLFVRDATQRYPEEITNVVNSGAIGALAGFVYGGLPAARFARERYIQASQAELYTNRVDAVRSAHNAAIRGFVRYGWRWSWRVAVIVTLFSSVSTGLSVYQDRDAVSQYAAAGAVTVGLFRLTLGLRGLVAGSIIGAVLGIPVGALVIGLQSLTGETVRERRRRERRELYELKLAEWAARLQLTDELISSLNVSSQAEETSKDMQRIQELLSLPQNEDAVKDSSGQ; from the exons ATGATGCATCCAGAGCAGCGCCGGACAAGCTTTGCCCTGCGGAGACGACTGGCAGATTCAGCCCCTCAGGGCGTGCTGAGCACCGGCCAACTGCAGGGCTTCATCCAGAGCGCTAGGCCTCCTCTCTTCTGCTTTCTGCTCCCCAGGGTCCACGCAGCTGATGCGGCTGCTGCCCAGCCTGCACAGATGCCCTCTTCCACTTCCTCGTCCTCTTCCTTCGCCGGTGCTGCTCCCGTGCCCATCCCTTCTCCCAGCACCCTGCCAAAAAACATCGGCAAGCCAGAGTTCCCAGACACAGGATGGGAGCGCATCAAGGATCTCTTTGTCAGAGA TGCAACTCAGAGATACCCAGAGGAGATCACCAATGTGGTAAACAGCGGTGCTATTGGTGCGCTTGCAGGCTTCGTCTATGGAGGTCTGCCAGCAGCTCGCTTCGCCAGGGAGCGCTACATCCAGGCCAGCCAGGCGGAGTTGTACACTAATCGTGTGGATGCAGTG CGCTCGGCACATAATGCAGCTATCCGGGGTTTTGTGAGATATGGGTGGAGATGGAGCTGGAGAGTAGCTGTAATAGTTACCTTGTTCag CTCTGTGAGCACGGGGCTGTCCGTGTACCAGGACAGAGATGCTGTCAGCCAGTATGCAGCAGCTGGAG CTGTGACCGTAGGCCTTTTCAGACTGACCCTGGGCCTGAGAGGGCTGGTGGCGGGCTCGATCATCGGAGCAGTCCTGGG GATTCCTGTTGGTGCTCTTGTCATTGGCTTGCAGTCCCTGACTGGAGAGACGGTCCGAGAGAGGCGGAGGAGAGAGCGTAGGGAACTGTATGAGCTCAAGCTTGCAGAATG GGCAGCCCGTCTGCAGCTGACAGACGAGCTGATTTCCAGCTTGAATGTCAGCTCTCAGGCCGAGGAAACCAgtaaggacatgcagaggatcCAGGAACTGCTCAGTCTGCCACAGAATGAGGATGCGGTCAAAGACTCGAGCGGCCAGTGA